Proteins from one Impatiens glandulifera chromosome 2, dImpGla2.1, whole genome shotgun sequence genomic window:
- the LOC124927931 gene encoding sister chromatid cohesion protein PDS5 homolog C-like isoform X1: MMTSSKAELEEQLLKVGKKLLQPPATVDELLPLLDQAEALLSRVEQSPSRPLQSVLSLSTKALVEDELFRHSDMDVKVAVASCITEITRITAPDAPYDDDKMKDIFQLIVSSFENISDLSSRSYSKRTSILETVAKVRSCVVMLDLECDELINEMFQHFMNVIRDYHPESIFSAMETIMSLVLEESEEISMELIHPILASVKKDNQEILPVARRLGERVIENSAVKLRPYMLHAVKSNWISLDDYSEIISNLCEGISIIKRSNGPASTGQLRSESLLNGSSEKNDISVVGSPKLIPNDDVAESTEEGPESSKKTENGQHADHSVDAEETKKAESGGIDNVDTVDSDSRQEKSVKNNGRNLKKSLTKRTKPSVSLPVKRGKRAEEAVDITGAASEEPSVKEPLEKEAEQLVIEAKDVTDISPSSSQSVPKAKVRQPKKETLSQDIALPAEVSKEHGTSVLEEKLPRSAGKKTSGLGKTEGGTLIVGDMNSVPNNKKTKGVKKNKFDASEKKEGRKRDQEKAIPEKDTTSSHEDDKELISSHKSFSRLPKDEDQINEADKSFKRKQRGSGKDKVTDTRDYGADLVGSKVKVWWPKDKEFYEGVIDAYDPVEKKHKILYNDGDQEELNLKKERWELTGDNSEEQKSVRRGSDLSKMHKKKKPEMDSDQPAAKQENTESSRRDMGSFSSKMKGVAKKLAQNSMDGGVEKKSSLMKSSRVRSDEDGENKSKKKDSSKRHGKSTESGSISRPGGIKKKDGETLKVVSKKVKQDNSVEEEEEEEELEEVNAESTPKGSSKSNGKTAQNSKNRSKGKPKSKEEESESEKESPEMVKELGKRKSTAAAKTSGTVTKRRKKA; encoded by the exons CAAGCTGAGGCTCTTCTATCCAGGGTGGAGCAATCTCCGTCTAGACCACTGCAATCAGTCCTCTCTCTTTCAACAAAAGCTTTAGTAGAAGATGAACTATTCAGACATTCAGATATGGATGTGAAAGTTGCAGTGGCTTCGTGCATTACTGAGATAACCAGGATTACGGCACCAGACGCCCCTTATGATGATGACAAGATGAAG GATATTTTCCAGCTTATTGTATCCTCATTTGAGAACATATCTGATCTATCCAGTCGTTCATACTCCAAGAGAACCTCAATTTTAGAAACGGTTGCCAAGGTCAGATCGTGTGTGGTTATGCTAGATCTGGAATGTGATGAGCTGATTAATGAGATGTTCCAGCACTTCATGAATGTGATAAG GGATTATCATCCGGAGAGTATCTTCTCGGCTATGGAGACAATTATGAGTCTTGTGTTGGAAGAGAGTGAAGAAATATCTATGGAGTTAATCCATCCTATCTTAGCCAGTGTTAAAAAGGACAATCAG GAAATATTGCCAGTGGCGCGTAGATTGGGGGAAAGAGTGATTGAAAACTCTGCTGTAAAACTGAGGCCATATATGTTGCACGCAGTGAAGTCCAACTGGATATCTTTGGATGATTATAGTGAAATAATAAGTAATTTATGTGAGGGCATAAGTATTATCAAGCGTAGCAATGGTCCTGCTTCCACAGGACAGCTG AGAAGTGAAAGCTTGCTGAATGGGTCTTCAGAAAAGAATGACATTTCTGTGGTGGGATCACCGAAACTGATTCCAAATGACGATGTTGCTGAGAGTACTGAGGAAGGTCCAGAGTCCTCCAAGAAGACAGAGAATGGTCAACATGCTGACCACTCTGTGGACGCTGAAGAAACAAAGAAGGCTGAATCTGGAGGCATAGATAATGTGGATACAGTAGATTCAGATTCAAGGCAAGAAAAATCTGTAAAGAACAATGGAAGAAATTTGAAGAAGTCCTTGACTAAAAGAACCAAACCATCAGTTTCCTTGCCAGTTAAAAGGGGAAAAAGAGCTGAAGAGGCAGTTGATATTACAGGTGCTGCTTCTGAGGAGCCATCTGTAAAAGAGCCACTTGAGAAAGAGGCTGAACAGCTTGTAATAGAGGCTAAAGATGTAACTGATATTTCcccatcatcatctcaaagtGTACCCAAAGCAAAAGTCAGACAACCAAAAAAGGAAACATTGAGTCAAGACATTGCATTGCCTGCTGAAGTTTCCAAAGAACATGGAACAAGTGTTCTGGAAGAGAAACTCCCGAGATCTGCAGGAAAGAAGACCTCTGGTCTTGGTAAAACCGAGGGTGGAACTCTTATTGTGGGAGATATGAACAGTGTACCAAACAACAAAAAGACAAAGGgagtaaaaaaaaacaaatttgatgcATCTGAAAAGAAGGAAGGAAGAAAGCGGGATCAAGAAAAGGCTATACCAGAGAAGGATACAACATCTTCCCATGAAGATGACAAG GAATTGATTTCGTCACATAAATCTTTCTCAAGATTGCCTAAAGATGAAGATCAAATTAATGAAGCAGACAAAAGTTTTAAGAGAAAGCAGCGTGGCTCAGGAAAAGACAAA GTCACTGATACTAGAGATTATGGTGCTGATCTTGTGGGTTCAAAAGTTAAAGTATGGTGGCCCAAAGATAAAGA ATTCTATGAAGGTGTTATTGATGCTTATGATCCTGTTGAGAAAAAACACAAG ATTTTATATAATGATGGAGATCAAGAAGAGTTGAATCTTAAGAAGGAGCGTTGGGAGTTAACTGGAGATAACTCTGAG GAACAAAAGAGTGTCCGGCGAGGCTCAGATCTCTCTAAAAT GCACAAAAAGAAGAAACCAGAAATGGACTCTGACCAGCCAGCAGCTAAGCAAGAGAATACAGAATCTTCACG CAGGGATATGGGATCATTCTCCAGCAAAATGAAGGGTGTGGCAAAGAAGCTTGCTCAAAATTCTATGGATGGTGGAGTCGAGAAAAAATCAAGCTTGATGAAGTCTTCTCGTGTTAGGTctgatgaagatggtgaaaataAGTCGAAGAAGAAGGATTCTTCTAAAAGACATGGGAAATCCACAGAATCTGGGTCAATATCAAGACCTGGGGGGATAAAAAAGAAAGATGGTGAAACTCTGAAGGTGGTAAGTAAGAAAGTGAAACAAGATAACTCTGTcgaggaagaagaggaggaggaagagttAGAAGAAGTTAATGCAGAAAGCACTCCAAAAGGTTCATCCAAATCCAACGGTAAGACTGctcaaaatagtaaaaatagatCCAAAGGAAAACCTAAatcaaaggaagaagaaagcgAGTCAGAGAAGGAATCACCCGAAATGGTAAAGGAATTGGGAAAAAGGAAGTCGACTGCTGCTGCGAAGACAAGTGGTACGGTAACAAAGAGAAGGAAGAAGGCATGA
- the LOC124927931 gene encoding sister chromatid cohesion protein PDS5 homolog C-like isoform X2 — protein MTSSKTELEEHLLKIGKKLLQPPATVDELLPLLDQAEALLSRVEQSPSRPLQSVLSLSTKALVEDELFRHSDMDVKVAVASCITEITRITAPDAPYDDDKMKDIFQLIVSSFENISDLSSRSYSKRTSILETVAKVRSCVVMLDLECDELINEMFQHFMNVIRDYHPESIFSAMETIMSLVLEESEEISMELIHPILASVKKDNQEILPVARRLGERVIENSAVKLRPYMLHAVKSNWISLDDYSEIISNLCEGISIIKRSNGPASTGQLRSESLLNGSSEKNDISVVGSPKLIPNDDVAESTEEGPESSKKTENGQHADHSVDAEETKKAESGGIDNVDTVDSDSRQEKSVKNNGRNLKKSLTKRTKPSVSLPVKRGKRAEEAVDITGAASEEPSVKEPLEKEAEQLVIEAKDVTDISPSSSQSVPKAKVRQPKKETLSQDIALPAEVSKEHGTSVLEEKLPRSAGKKTSGLGKTEGGTLIVGDMNSVPNNKKTKGVKKNKFDASEKKEGRKRDQEKAIPEKDTTSSHEDDKELISSHKSFSRLPKDEDQINEADKSFKRKQRGSGKDKVTDTRDYGADLVGSKVKVWWPKDKEFYEGVIDAYDPVEKKHKILYNDGDQEELNLKKERWELTGDNSEEQKSVRRGSDLSKMHKKKKPEMDSDQPAAKQENTESSRRDMGSFSSKMKGVAKKLAQNSMDGGVEKKSSLMKSSRVRSDEDGENKSKKKDSSKRHGKSTESGSISRPGGIKKKDGETLKVVSKKVKQDNSVEEEEEEEELEEVNAESTPKGSSKSNGKTAQNSKNRSKGKPKSKEEESESEKESPEMVKELGKRKSTAAAKTSGTVTKRRKKA, from the exons ATGACATCTTCCAAAACAGAACTCGAAGAGCATCTTCTGAAAATTGGAAAAAAGCTTCTTCAGCCTCCTGCAACGGTCGATGAGCTTCTTCCCTTACTCGAT CAAGCTGAGGCTCTTCTATCCAGGGTGGAGCAATCTCCGTCTAGACCACTGCAATCAGTCCTCTCTCTTTCAACAAAAGCTTTAGTAGAAGATGAACTATTCAGACATTCAGATATGGATGTGAAAGTTGCAGTGGCTTCGTGCATTACTGAGATAACCAGGATTACGGCACCAGACGCCCCTTATGATGATGACAAGATGAAG GATATTTTCCAGCTTATTGTATCCTCATTTGAGAACATATCTGATCTATCCAGTCGTTCATACTCCAAGAGAACCTCAATTTTAGAAACGGTTGCCAAGGTCAGATCGTGTGTGGTTATGCTAGATCTGGAATGTGATGAGCTGATTAATGAGATGTTCCAGCACTTCATGAATGTGATAAG GGATTATCATCCGGAGAGTATCTTCTCGGCTATGGAGACAATTATGAGTCTTGTGTTGGAAGAGAGTGAAGAAATATCTATGGAGTTAATCCATCCTATCTTAGCCAGTGTTAAAAAGGACAATCAG GAAATATTGCCAGTGGCGCGTAGATTGGGGGAAAGAGTGATTGAAAACTCTGCTGTAAAACTGAGGCCATATATGTTGCACGCAGTGAAGTCCAACTGGATATCTTTGGATGATTATAGTGAAATAATAAGTAATTTATGTGAGGGCATAAGTATTATCAAGCGTAGCAATGGTCCTGCTTCCACAGGACAGCTG AGAAGTGAAAGCTTGCTGAATGGGTCTTCAGAAAAGAATGACATTTCTGTGGTGGGATCACCGAAACTGATTCCAAATGACGATGTTGCTGAGAGTACTGAGGAAGGTCCAGAGTCCTCCAAGAAGACAGAGAATGGTCAACATGCTGACCACTCTGTGGACGCTGAAGAAACAAAGAAGGCTGAATCTGGAGGCATAGATAATGTGGATACAGTAGATTCAGATTCAAGGCAAGAAAAATCTGTAAAGAACAATGGAAGAAATTTGAAGAAGTCCTTGACTAAAAGAACCAAACCATCAGTTTCCTTGCCAGTTAAAAGGGGAAAAAGAGCTGAAGAGGCAGTTGATATTACAGGTGCTGCTTCTGAGGAGCCATCTGTAAAAGAGCCACTTGAGAAAGAGGCTGAACAGCTTGTAATAGAGGCTAAAGATGTAACTGATATTTCcccatcatcatctcaaagtGTACCCAAAGCAAAAGTCAGACAACCAAAAAAGGAAACATTGAGTCAAGACATTGCATTGCCTGCTGAAGTTTCCAAAGAACATGGAACAAGTGTTCTGGAAGAGAAACTCCCGAGATCTGCAGGAAAGAAGACCTCTGGTCTTGGTAAAACCGAGGGTGGAACTCTTATTGTGGGAGATATGAACAGTGTACCAAACAACAAAAAGACAAAGGgagtaaaaaaaaacaaatttgatgcATCTGAAAAGAAGGAAGGAAGAAAGCGGGATCAAGAAAAGGCTATACCAGAGAAGGATACAACATCTTCCCATGAAGATGACAAG GAATTGATTTCGTCACATAAATCTTTCTCAAGATTGCCTAAAGATGAAGATCAAATTAATGAAGCAGACAAAAGTTTTAAGAGAAAGCAGCGTGGCTCAGGAAAAGACAAA GTCACTGATACTAGAGATTATGGTGCTGATCTTGTGGGTTCAAAAGTTAAAGTATGGTGGCCCAAAGATAAAGA ATTCTATGAAGGTGTTATTGATGCTTATGATCCTGTTGAGAAAAAACACAAG ATTTTATATAATGATGGAGATCAAGAAGAGTTGAATCTTAAGAAGGAGCGTTGGGAGTTAACTGGAGATAACTCTGAG GAACAAAAGAGTGTCCGGCGAGGCTCAGATCTCTCTAAAAT GCACAAAAAGAAGAAACCAGAAATGGACTCTGACCAGCCAGCAGCTAAGCAAGAGAATACAGAATCTTCACG CAGGGATATGGGATCATTCTCCAGCAAAATGAAGGGTGTGGCAAAGAAGCTTGCTCAAAATTCTATGGATGGTGGAGTCGAGAAAAAATCAAGCTTGATGAAGTCTTCTCGTGTTAGGTctgatgaagatggtgaaaataAGTCGAAGAAGAAGGATTCTTCTAAAAGACATGGGAAATCCACAGAATCTGGGTCAATATCAAGACCTGGGGGGATAAAAAAGAAAGATGGTGAAACTCTGAAGGTGGTAAGTAAGAAAGTGAAACAAGATAACTCTGTcgaggaagaagaggaggaggaagagttAGAAGAAGTTAATGCAGAAAGCACTCCAAAAGGTTCATCCAAATCCAACGGTAAGACTGctcaaaatagtaaaaatagatCCAAAGGAAAACCTAAatcaaaggaagaagaaagcgAGTCAGAGAAGGAATCACCCGAAATGGTAAAGGAATTGGGAAAAAGGAAGTCGACTGCTGCTGCGAAGACAAGTGGTACGGTAACAAAGAGAAGGAAGAAGGCATGA